A window of the Agrococcus jejuensis genome harbors these coding sequences:
- the sufD gene encoding Fe-S cluster assembly protein SufD has translation MTVVESTPFVPVQTRSERPTSFEPEDFGTPTGREVNWKLSDVRRLAPLFVDEETEVGDDLAVTYDVDAIESYLVESTGHDVAPRGEIFEPEDVVAAIAWKRCANALHVRIPEGETVAEPLVARIAGQGEGRHANAHIVLEALPGSDATIVLEHSGSAAYAQNVEILVRDGARLTVVSVQEWDDTAVHASAHQAVVGAGAYLKHIVVTFGGGAVRVNPSMRLAGEGSEGDMLGLAFADAGQHLESQVYMHHEGVSTKGDVLYKGALQGEGARTVWIGDVLIGQDATGTDSYEKNQNLVLTDGTRADSIPNLEIETGDIAGAGHASATGRFDDEQLFYLQARGIPEEQARRLVVVGFLMEIVQRIGIPALEERLAADIEAEIARGAGLAPASRAGA, from the coding sequence ATGACCGTGGTGGAGAGCACCCCCTTCGTCCCCGTCCAGACCCGCTCCGAGCGACCCACGTCGTTCGAGCCCGAGGACTTCGGCACGCCCACGGGCCGCGAGGTCAACTGGAAGCTGTCCGACGTGCGCCGTCTCGCGCCGCTGTTCGTCGACGAGGAGACCGAGGTCGGCGACGACCTCGCCGTCACCTACGACGTGGATGCGATCGAGTCGTACCTCGTCGAGTCGACGGGCCACGACGTGGCGCCGCGCGGCGAGATCTTCGAGCCCGAGGACGTCGTCGCCGCCATCGCGTGGAAGCGCTGCGCCAACGCGCTGCACGTGCGCATCCCCGAGGGCGAGACCGTCGCCGAGCCGCTCGTCGCCCGCATCGCGGGGCAGGGCGAGGGCCGGCACGCGAACGCGCACATCGTGCTCGAGGCCCTGCCGGGCAGCGACGCGACGATCGTGCTCGAGCACTCCGGCTCAGCTGCGTACGCGCAGAACGTCGAGATCCTCGTGCGCGACGGCGCCCGCCTCACGGTCGTCTCCGTGCAGGAGTGGGACGACACGGCCGTGCACGCCTCCGCCCACCAGGCGGTCGTCGGCGCCGGCGCGTACCTCAAGCACATCGTCGTGACGTTCGGCGGCGGCGCGGTGCGCGTCAACCCGTCGATGCGCCTCGCGGGCGAGGGCTCCGAGGGCGACATGCTCGGCCTCGCGTTCGCCGACGCCGGCCAGCACCTCGAGTCGCAGGTCTACATGCACCACGAGGGCGTCTCGACGAAGGGCGACGTGCTCTACAAGGGCGCGCTGCAGGGCGAGGGCGCACGCACGGTCTGGATCGGCGACGTGCTCATCGGCCAGGACGCCACGGGCACCGACTCGTACGAGAAGAACCAGAACCTCGTGCTCACCGACGGCACGCGTGCCGACTCGATCCCGAACCTCGAGATCGAGACGGGCGACATCGCCGGCGCGGGCCACGCATCGGCGACGGGTCGCTTCGACGACGAGCAGCTGTTCTACCTGCAGGCTCGCGGCATCCCCGAGGAGCAGGCGCGACGCCTCGTCGTGGTCGGCTTCCTCATGGAGATCGTGCAGCGCATCGGCATCCCGGCCCTCGAGGAGCGGCTCGCCGCCGACATCGAGGCCGAGATCGCACGCGGCGCCGGCCTCGCGCCCGCGTCGCGGGCGGGGGCATGA
- the sufB gene encoding Fe-S cluster assembly protein SufB codes for MADVLIDRPELEGLGQYEFGWHDSDAAGAIAKRGINPQVVEEISDLKSEPAWMRERRLKALQLFERKPMPTWGADLSGIDFDNIKYFVRSSEKQAQTWEDLPEDIRNTYDRLGIPEAERARLVAGVAAQYESEVVYHSIQKELEDQGVIFMDTDTALKEHPEFFEEYFGSVIPSGDNKFAALNTAVWSGGSFVYVPKGVHVEIPLQAYFRINTENMGQFERTLIIADEGSYVHYIEGCTAPIYSSDSLHSAVVEIIVKKDARVRYTTIQNWSNNVYNLVTKRAIAHEGATMEWIDGNIGSKVTMKYPSIYLAGERAKGETLSVAFAGPGQHQDAGAKMIHMAPHTTSSIVSKSIARGGGRAGYRGEVRVDANAHHSANTVRCDALLVDTISRSDTYPAIDIRVDDVVLGHEATVSKVSEEQLFYLMSRGMPEDEAMAMIVRGFIEPIARELPMEYALELNKLIEMSMEGSVG; via the coding sequence ATGGCAGATGTGCTGATCGACCGACCGGAGCTGGAGGGGCTCGGCCAGTACGAGTTCGGCTGGCACGATTCGGATGCGGCGGGTGCGATCGCCAAGCGCGGCATCAACCCGCAGGTCGTCGAGGAGATCTCCGACCTGAAGAGCGAGCCGGCGTGGATGCGCGAGCGTCGCCTGAAGGCGCTGCAGCTCTTCGAGCGCAAGCCCATGCCCACGTGGGGTGCCGACCTGTCGGGCATCGACTTCGACAACATCAAGTACTTCGTGCGCTCGAGCGAGAAGCAGGCGCAGACGTGGGAGGACCTCCCCGAGGACATCCGCAACACGTACGACCGCCTCGGCATCCCCGAGGCCGAGCGCGCTCGCCTCGTCGCCGGCGTCGCCGCGCAGTACGAGTCCGAGGTCGTCTACCACTCCATCCAGAAGGAGCTGGAGGACCAGGGCGTCATCTTCATGGACACCGACACGGCCCTCAAGGAGCACCCGGAGTTCTTCGAGGAGTACTTCGGCTCGGTCATCCCCTCCGGCGACAACAAGTTCGCCGCGCTGAACACGGCCGTGTGGTCGGGCGGCTCGTTCGTGTACGTGCCGAAGGGCGTGCACGTCGAGATCCCGCTGCAGGCCTACTTCCGCATCAACACCGAGAACATGGGCCAGTTCGAGCGCACGCTCATCATCGCCGACGAGGGCTCGTACGTGCACTACATCGAGGGCTGCACGGCCCCGATCTACTCGTCCGACTCGCTGCACTCGGCCGTCGTCGAGATCATCGTGAAGAAGGACGCCCGCGTTCGCTACACGACGATCCAGAACTGGTCGAACAACGTCTACAACCTCGTCACCAAGCGTGCGATCGCGCACGAGGGCGCGACGATGGAGTGGATCGACGGCAACATCGGCTCGAAGGTGACGATGAAGTACCCGTCGATCTACCTCGCGGGCGAGCGTGCGAAGGGCGAGACGCTCTCGGTCGCGTTCGCGGGCCCCGGCCAGCACCAGGACGCCGGCGCGAAGATGATCCACATGGCGCCGCACACGACGTCGTCGATCGTCTCGAAGTCGATCGCCCGCGGCGGCGGTCGTGCGGGCTACCGCGGCGAGGTGCGGGTGGATGCGAACGCGCACCACTCGGCCAACACCGTGCGCTGCGACGCGCTGCTCGTCGACACGATCTCGCGCTCCGACACGTACCCGGCGATCGACATCCGCGTCGACGACGTCGTGCTCGGCCACGAGGCCACGGTCTCGAAGGTCTCCGAGGAGCAGCTGTTCTACCTCATGAGCCGCGGCATGCCCGAGGACGAGGCCATGGCGATGATCGTCCGCGGCTTCATCGAGCCCATCGCTCGCGAGCTGCCCATGGAGTACGCGCTCGAGCTCAACAAGCTCATCGAGATGAGCATGGAAGGATCCGTCGGCTGA
- a CDS encoding non-heme iron oxygenase ferredoxin subunit, giving the protein MTATRACSASEISTSEPRKVEIDGIAVSIVRDSAGQIHALGDRCTHGDISLSEGFVENDTLECWAHGSQFSLHTGRPLNLPAYEPVPVYPVTIDGDDVLVDVTNPIDVSGLMADGKELT; this is encoded by the coding sequence ATGACCGCGACGCGCGCCTGCTCGGCGAGCGAGATCTCCACGTCCGAGCCGCGCAAGGTCGAGATCGACGGCATCGCCGTGTCGATCGTGCGCGACTCGGCGGGCCAGATCCACGCGCTCGGCGATCGCTGCACCCACGGCGACATCTCGCTGTCCGAGGGCTTCGTCGAGAACGACACCCTCGAGTGCTGGGCCCACGGATCGCAGTTCTCGCTGCACACGGGCCGACCCCTCAACCTCCCGGCGTACGAGCCGGTGCCGGTGTATCCGGTGACGATCGACGGCGACGACGTGCTCGTCGACGTGACGAACCCCATCGACGTGTCCGGCCTCATGGCCGACGGTAAGGAGCTGACGTGA
- a CDS encoding COX15/CtaA family protein codes for MTRGIRIASVATLVTQILIVGTGGAVRLTGSGLGCTTWPNCTPESFVPVAEQGVHGIIEFSNRVMGGVVLLVAAIMLVLAIVHRRRHPGVLPLAIAIVVGTIAQALIGAVVVFLHLRPDTVGIHFSLSALLVGVAAWMAWRVFRGRRARWGGTLAQRALMLATAVMVPVVVYVGILTTGSGPHAGDGGAARNGLDPALMQHVHAFPAYALLALAIGLVLVGWRLRPFGIWAGTLLALLVTQATIGIVQSNLGLPIALVGSHMVLSVMIVAATVVAALSLRVPAAAGVEVDDVRETVTA; via the coding sequence GTGACCCGCGGCATCCGCATCGCCAGCGTCGCCACCCTCGTGACGCAGATCCTCATCGTCGGCACGGGCGGCGCCGTGCGCCTCACCGGCTCGGGCCTCGGCTGCACGACGTGGCCGAACTGCACCCCCGAGTCGTTCGTGCCCGTCGCCGAGCAGGGCGTCCACGGCATCATCGAGTTCTCGAATCGCGTCATGGGCGGCGTCGTGCTGCTCGTCGCGGCGATCATGCTCGTGCTCGCGATCGTGCACCGTCGCAGGCACCCCGGCGTGCTGCCGCTCGCGATCGCCATCGTCGTCGGCACGATCGCGCAGGCGCTCATCGGCGCCGTCGTCGTGTTCCTGCACCTGCGGCCCGACACCGTCGGCATCCACTTCTCGCTGTCTGCGCTGCTCGTGGGCGTCGCGGCCTGGATGGCGTGGCGCGTGTTCCGCGGTCGACGTGCGCGCTGGGGCGGCACGCTCGCGCAGCGCGCCCTCATGCTCGCGACGGCGGTCATGGTTCCCGTCGTCGTGTACGTCGGCATCCTCACGACGGGCTCGGGCCCGCACGCCGGCGACGGCGGCGCAGCGCGCAACGGCCTCGATCCCGCGCTCATGCAGCACGTGCACGCGTTCCCCGCCTACGCGCTGCTCGCCCTGGCGATCGGGCTCGTGCTCGTCGGCTGGCGCCTGCGACCCTTCGGCATCTGGGCCGGCACGCTGCTCGCGCTGCTCGTGACGCAGGCGACGATCGGCATCGTGCAGTCGAACCTCGGCCTGCCGATCGCGCTCGTCGGCTCGCACATGGTGCTGTCCGTCATGATCGTCGCCGCGACCGTCGTCGCCGCCCTCTCGCTGCGCGTGCCTGCCGCAGCGGGCGTCGAGGTCGACGACGTGCGGGAGACCGTGACCGCCTGA
- the sufC gene encoding Fe-S cluster assembly ATPase SufC, with protein sequence MSTLEIKDLQVSIETQEGSKPILKGVDLTINSGEIHAVMGPNGSGKSTLAYTIAGHPRYQVDGGSITFDGQDVLEMSVDERARAGVFLAMQYPVEIPGVTVSNFLRTAKTAIDGEAPQLRPWISSVREAMGELRMDSSFSERNVNEGFSGGEKKRHEILQLELLQPRLAVLDETDSGLDVDALRIVSEGVNRVKGKTDMGVLLITHYTRILRYIQPDFVHVFVDGKVAEQGGKELAERLEDEGYDRYLKAGV encoded by the coding sequence GTGAGCACCCTGGAGATCAAGGACCTGCAGGTCTCGATCGAGACTCAGGAGGGCTCAAAGCCCATCCTCAAGGGCGTCGACCTGACGATCAACTCGGGCGAGATCCACGCGGTCATGGGCCCGAACGGCTCGGGCAAGTCGACGCTCGCGTACACGATCGCCGGCCACCCCCGCTATCAGGTCGACGGCGGCTCGATCACGTTCGACGGCCAGGACGTGCTCGAGATGTCGGTCGACGAGCGCGCCCGCGCCGGCGTGTTCCTCGCCATGCAGTACCCCGTGGAGATCCCGGGCGTGACGGTGTCGAACTTCCTCCGCACCGCCAAGACGGCGATCGACGGCGAGGCTCCCCAGCTGCGTCCGTGGATCTCGTCGGTGCGCGAGGCGATGGGCGAGCTGCGCATGGACTCGTCGTTCTCGGAGCGCAACGTCAACGAGGGCTTCTCGGGCGGCGAGAAGAAGCGCCACGAGATCCTGCAGCTCGAGCTGCTGCAGCCGAGGCTCGCGGTGCTCGACGAGACCGACTCGGGCCTCGACGTCGACGCGCTGCGCATCGTCAGCGAGGGCGTGAACCGCGTGAAGGGCAAGACCGACATGGGCGTGCTGCTCATCACGCACTACACGCGCATCCTGCGCTACATCCAGCCCGACTTCGTGCACGTCTTCGTCGACGGCAAGGTCGCCGAGCAGGGTGGCAAGGAGCTCGCCGAGCGTCTCGAGGACGAGGGCTACGATCGGTACC